The region AAGTGCCTAAAGTTAAAAAATGCGCTTTCAGCGCAGCCTGTTTCGAATTTGACCGCGCCGAAGGCGTGTACATTAACTTTAGCTCACTTTAGGCACTTCAAACTTTAGGCACTTTTGGGGTTGCGGCTTTGCCCCCTTTAGGGATATACCCTGTTTACCCTCTAACCTTACATCCCTCGACGGAATTCAATAGCCTTTGCCAGTGTCATCTTGTCCATATATTTTAGGTCTCCACCTACCGGTACACCAAGGGCAATCCTGGTCACTTCTATTCCTTTATCCCTGACAAGTTTAGTGACGAGCAGTGCTGTCGATTCACCCTGAACGCTTGGATTGGTTGCTAAAATAATCTCCTTAACCTTATCGTTCGATACCCTCTCTAAAAGTTCCCTCAGTTTCAGTTGGTCAGGTCCGATCCCGTCAAGCGGCGACAAAATTCCATGAAGGACATGGTACGTGCCACTGAAGCTGCCGCTCTCTTCTATTGCCATCAGTGAATTCGGTTCCTCTACCACACATATTATTTTTCTATCCCTTGTGGTATCTTTACATATTTCACAAAGGTTTCCTTCTGACAGATTGAAGCAGACGGAACAGAACCGGATTTTCTCCTTGACTTCAATAATGCTTTGAGCAAGCCTTCTCGCATCATCATCAGAGGCACGAAGGATAAATGTAGCCAATCTCGTTGCAGTCTTCTCCCCTATTCCGGGAAACCTGCTGAGTTCACCAATCAGACGTCTTATTGGAGGAGCATAGCCTCTCATTGTGAAAAGCTCCTCTACATCAAACCCGGGATATTAAGACCACCCGTTATCTTTGACATCTCTGCGGAAACCATTTCCTGGGCCCTGCGTATCCCCTCATTTACGGCCGCTACAACCAAATCTTGAAGCATCTCTATATCTTCTGGATCAACAATATCTTTTTCAACTTTCAGTGACACCAGTTCATACTTTCCGTTAACA is a window of Syntrophales bacterium DNA encoding:
- the recR gene encoding recombination mediator RecR; protein product: MRGYAPPIRRLIGELSRFPGIGEKTATRLATFILRASDDDARRLAQSIIEVKEKIRFCSVCFNLSEGNLCEICKDTTRDRKIICVVEEPNSLMAIEESGSFSGTYHVLHGILSPLDGIGPDQLKLRELLERVSNDKVKEIILATNPSVQGESTALLVTKLVRDKGIEVTRIALGVPVGGDLKYMDKMTLAKAIEFRRGM
- a CDS encoding YbaB/EbfC family nucleoid-associated protein, with amino-acid sequence MAQNFGNIMKQAQKMQAKIARLQEEMESRTVEVTAGGGMVTAVVNGKYELVSLKVEKDIVDPEDIEMLQDLVVAAVNEGIRRAQEMVSAEMSKITGGLNIPGLM